In a genomic window of Nostoc sp. UHCC 0870:
- a CDS encoding ParM/StbA family protein codes for MTDQPSAATPMNAAAIPLNRVTASTPLNTTTVPKSNNGLGKSILSVDLGRTSTKTCVSREPNNVMFVPANVKQMSIEQVRGGVFEARATDPLMDLWLEYQGKGYAVGQLAADFGANLGVGQSKVEDALVKVLSCAGYFKLKDEISVVLGLPFLSLEQFEREKAQIISQVTGPHMLNFRGESLSLNISKVWVMPEGYGSLLWSEAQPKKGGSSPDFTKISVAIVDIGHQTIDLLMVDNFRFARGASKSEDFGMSKFYEMVAAEIESADSQSLALISAVNKPKGDRFYRPKGASKPTNLDDFLPNLIEQFSREICSRVLAWLPERVTDVIITGGGGEFFWEDVQRLLKEAKINAHLSAPSRQANALGQYIYGEAQLSSSRSSRA; via the coding sequence ATGACTGACCAACCTTCCGCCGCTACCCCAATGAACGCTGCTGCCATCCCTTTAAACAGGGTGACAGCATCTACCCCCCTCAATACCACCACAGTGCCTAAATCTAATAATGGTTTGGGCAAATCTATTCTCAGTGTCGATTTAGGCAGAACCTCCACAAAGACCTGTGTGAGCCGCGAACCTAACAATGTGATGTTCGTACCTGCCAACGTCAAGCAAATGTCCATCGAACAGGTACGCGGTGGCGTGTTTGAAGCTCGTGCTACTGACCCTCTCATGGACTTATGGCTGGAATATCAAGGCAAAGGCTACGCAGTTGGTCAATTAGCAGCAGACTTTGGGGCTAACTTAGGAGTCGGCCAGTCCAAAGTGGAAGATGCGCTGGTGAAAGTTTTGTCCTGTGCTGGCTACTTCAAACTCAAAGATGAAATTTCTGTCGTGCTGGGTTTACCTTTCCTCTCCTTAGAACAATTTGAACGAGAAAAAGCCCAGATAATCAGCCAAGTCACCGGGCCTCATATGTTGAATTTCCGGGGCGAATCTTTATCTTTGAATATCTCCAAAGTTTGGGTCATGCCAGAAGGCTATGGCAGTTTGTTATGGTCAGAAGCCCAACCCAAAAAAGGTGGTAGCAGCCCTGATTTTACAAAAATATCTGTGGCGATTGTCGATATCGGACACCAAACCATCGATTTATTGATGGTGGATAACTTCCGGTTTGCTCGTGGTGCTTCTAAGAGTGAAGACTTCGGCATGAGCAAGTTTTATGAGATGGTAGCAGCTGAAATTGAGAGCGCAGATAGTCAATCTCTAGCCTTAATTTCTGCTGTCAACAAACCCAAAGGCGATCGCTTCTACCGCCCCAAAGGCGCAAGCAAGCCTACTAACCTAGATGATTTTCTACCCAACCTCATCGAGCAATTTTCACGAGAAATTTGCAGTCGAGTTTTAGCTTGGTTGCCAGAACGCGTCACCGATGTAATTATCACCGGTGGCGGTGGAGAATTCTTCTGGGAAGATGTGCAACGTCTACTCAAAGAAGCGAAAATTAACGCCCACCTATCAGCTCCTTCTCGACAAGCTAACGCTTTGGGGCAGTATATTTATGGAGAGGCGCAATTATCCTCCAGTCGCTCTTCTAGGGCTTAA
- the tnpA gene encoding IS200/IS605 family transposase produces the protein MGIFSPDEYRHEGNAISLLNYHFVFIPKRRKKVLVDAIAQRLQEIICEVCNENRWRIIAMEIMPDHVHLFLNVKPTDNPSQIMTRIKGRASHHLRKEFPELLKLPTLWTPSYFVSTAGNISTKNVIEYIAHQKD, from the coding sequence ATGGGAATTTTTTCTCCAGATGAATACAGACATGAAGGCAATGCAATATCACTTCTTAACTATCACTTCGTTTTTATACCCAAACGCAGAAAGAAGGTATTAGTAGACGCAATAGCACAGAGATTACAGGAAATCATCTGTGAAGTTTGCAATGAGAATAGATGGAGAATTATTGCAATGGAAATCATGCCTGACCACGTTCACTTATTTTTGAACGTAAAGCCAACAGACAACCCATCCCAAATTATGACCAGAATTAAAGGACGGGCTTCTCATCACTTAAGAAAAGAGTTTCCAGAATTACTTAAGCTTCCAACTCTCTGGACACCGAGCTATTTTGTTTCCACTGCTGGCAATATTTCTACAAAGAATGTAATAGAGTATATTGCACACCAAAAAGATTAA
- a CDS encoding P-II family nitrogen regulator, whose protein sequence is MRKVEAIIRPFKLDEVKIALVNAGIVGMTVSEVRGFGRQKGQTERYRGSEYTVEFLQKLKVEIVVEDNQVDMVVDKIISAARTGEIGDGKIFISPVEQVIRIRTGEKNTEAV, encoded by the coding sequence ATGAGAAAAGTAGAAGCAATTATCCGTCCATTTAAGCTAGACGAAGTAAAAATCGCTTTAGTCAACGCTGGTATTGTAGGTATGACCGTTTCTGAAGTTAGAGGCTTCGGACGGCAAAAAGGACAAACAGAACGCTATCGTGGTTCTGAGTACACCGTTGAATTTCTGCAAAAACTGAAAGTAGAAATTGTCGTTGAGGATAATCAAGTAGATATGGTGGTTGACAAAATCATCTCAGCAGCTCGCACTGGAGAAATCGGTGATGGTAAGATTTTCATCTCACCTGTAGAGCAAGTGATTCGGATTCGGACTGGCGAAAAGAATACAGAAGCAGTGTGA
- a CDS encoding phosphoglucomutase/phosphomannomutase family protein, with protein sequence MPVIASPIKFGTDGWRGVIGDEFTFERLALVAPVAAKVLYDTYFSEVGSRTIIVGYDRRFMAEDFARAVANSVTAVGFDVLLSESYAPTPAFSWAAKQLNALGALVITASHNPGAYLGLKVKGYFGGSVSPEVTKNIEEQLSTGVPLAATPGKLETFDPWPSYTQGLEGKVNIAKLREAIASGKLTVFADVMHGAAASGLGRLLGERVQEINSSRDPLFGGGAPEPLPKYLSALFNVIKTHRDTDKSGLTVGLVFDGDCDRIAAVDGNANFLSSQVLIPILIDHLTLRRNFTGEIVKTVSGSDLMPKVAALHNLSVFETAVGYKYIADRMLAAPVLLGGEESGGIGYGSHIPERDALLSALYVLEAIVESGQDLGDYYRHLQQQTGFTSAYDRIDLPLASMEVRARLLQQLKTQPLTEIAGKTVIDCKTIDGYKFRLADHSWLMIRFSGTEPVLRLYCEASTIEEVHKTLAWAKDWAE encoded by the coding sequence ATGCCAGTTATAGCTAGCCCGATCAAGTTTGGTACAGACGGCTGGAGAGGCGTAATTGGTGATGAATTCACCTTTGAACGTCTAGCTTTGGTCGCGCCAGTTGCAGCAAAAGTATTATATGATACATATTTTTCAGAAGTGGGTAGCCGCACTATTATTGTGGGTTACGATCGCCGATTTATGGCAGAAGATTTTGCCCGCGCCGTTGCCAATTCTGTTACAGCCGTCGGCTTTGATGTTCTGCTGAGTGAAAGCTATGCCCCAACCCCCGCTTTTAGTTGGGCAGCAAAACAACTCAACGCTTTAGGTGCATTAGTAATTACAGCTAGTCATAACCCAGGTGCATATTTAGGATTAAAAGTCAAAGGTTATTTTGGTGGTTCAGTATCACCAGAAGTTACAAAAAATATAGAAGAACAGTTATCTACAGGTGTACCACTAGCAGCTACTCCTGGAAAGTTAGAAACTTTTGACCCCTGGCCTAGTTATACCCAAGGCTTAGAAGGAAAAGTTAATATCGCCAAACTAAGAGAAGCGATCGCCTCTGGTAAACTCACCGTATTTGCTGATGTCATGCACGGTGCAGCCGCAAGCGGTTTGGGCAGATTATTAGGTGAACGTGTCCAGGAAATCAATAGCAGCCGAGACCCCTTATTCGGTGGCGGTGCGCCAGAACCTTTACCAAAATATCTGTCTGCACTATTTAATGTCATCAAAACTCACCGAGACACTGATAAATCAGGTTTAACAGTAGGGTTGGTATTTGATGGAGATTGCGATCGCATCGCCGCCGTTGATGGTAATGCTAATTTCTTAAGTTCCCAAGTTTTAATCCCCATATTAATCGACCACTTAACCCTGAGACGCAACTTTACTGGGGAAATCGTCAAAACCGTCAGTGGTTCAGATTTGATGCCCAAGGTAGCCGCACTACATAACTTATCAGTATTTGAAACAGCCGTTGGGTATAAATATATTGCTGACAGGATGTTAGCCGCACCAGTTTTATTAGGTGGAGAAGAATCGGGAGGGATTGGTTATGGTAGTCATATACCCGAACGAGATGCCCTCTTATCAGCATTGTATGTTTTAGAGGCGATCGTGGAATCTGGGCAGGATTTAGGAGATTATTACCGCCACTTACAACAGCAAACAGGCTTTACCTCAGCCTATGATCGCATTGATTTGCCCCTAGCCAGTATGGAAGTAAGGGCGCGTCTTTTGCAACAACTAAAAACTCAACCATTAACAGAAATTGCAGGTAAAACCGTAATTGACTGTAAAACCATCGACGGCTACAAATTCCGCCTAGCTGATCATAGCTGGTTAATGATCAGATTCAGTGGTACAGAGCCAGTTTTACGCCTCTACTGCGAAGCTTCCACCATTGAAGAAGTACATAAAACTCTGGCTTGGGCGAAAGATTGGGCAGAGTAA
- the pyrE gene encoding orotate phosphoribosyltransferase, translating to MTYSTETLTQSDIWAATADVTNLRQKLLDLFCQLAYQEGDFILSSGQPSSYYINGKQVTLHPQGALAIGRILLSLLPSDTQAVAGLTLGADPIVSAVSVVSAYENRPIPALIIRKEAKGHGTKAYIEGPNLPEGAKVVVLEDVVTTGQSAMKAVERLRAAGYVVDEVISLVDRQQGGAEFYQSVGLKFEVVFTIKDLQERYRELGN from the coding sequence ATGACGTATTCTACTGAAACCCTTACCCAGTCAGATATTTGGGCAGCTACTGCGGATGTCACTAATCTGCGTCAAAAACTACTGGATTTATTTTGTCAACTCGCCTATCAAGAGGGTGATTTTATTCTTTCTTCTGGACAACCCAGTTCTTACTACATCAACGGTAAGCAGGTCACACTCCATCCCCAAGGTGCTTTAGCAATTGGTCGCATTCTCTTATCTCTATTACCTTCAGATACTCAAGCCGTAGCTGGTTTAACACTGGGGGCTGATCCAATTGTGTCGGCGGTGAGTGTAGTTTCTGCTTATGAAAATAGACCAATCCCAGCCTTGATTATTCGCAAAGAAGCTAAAGGTCATGGGACTAAGGCGTATATTGAAGGCCCCAACTTACCGGAAGGTGCAAAGGTGGTGGTTTTGGAAGATGTCGTCACGACTGGACAATCTGCGATGAAAGCAGTTGAACGACTCAGGGCGGCTGGTTATGTTGTTGATGAAGTAATTTCACTAGTAGACAGACAACAAGGGGGAGCAGAATTTTACCAGTCTGTCGGGTTGAAGTTTGAAGTAGTGTTTACGATTAAAGACCTTCAAGAACGGTATCGAGAATTAGGGAATTAG
- the rdgB gene encoding RdgB/HAM1 family non-canonical purine NTP pyrophosphatase produces MTILIVATSNPGKLREMQAYLKDTDWELKLKPEELEIEETGDTFAENACLKASEVAKATGNWAIADDSGLQVDALNGSPGVYSARYGTSDSDRIARLLRELGSEVNRKAQFMCVVAIASPDGNIAIQAEGICPGEILHAPLGDGGFGYDPIFYVPEKQLTFAQMTPELKKSVSHRGKAFAALPKNWV; encoded by the coding sequence ATGACTATACTTATCGTAGCTACGAGTAATCCTGGTAAATTGCGGGAAATGCAAGCTTACCTAAAAGATACCGACTGGGAATTAAAACTTAAGCCGGAAGAATTAGAAATTGAAGAGACCGGTGATACTTTTGCTGAGAATGCCTGTTTGAAAGCCTCTGAAGTAGCGAAAGCGACAGGAAATTGGGCGATCGCAGATGATTCTGGTTTACAGGTAGATGCCCTCAATGGCTCACCTGGGGTATATTCTGCCCGTTACGGTACATCTGACTCAGATCGCATTGCCAGATTACTGAGGGAATTAGGTAGCGAAGTTAACCGCAAAGCTCAATTTATGTGTGTAGTGGCGATCGCCTCTCCTGATGGTAATATTGCTATCCAAGCTGAAGGGATTTGTCCTGGCGAAATTCTTCATGCACCACTTGGTGATGGTGGTTTCGGCTATGATCCAATTTTTTACGTGCCAGAAAAGCAATTAACTTTTGCCCAGATGACACCAGAATTAAAGAAATCTGTTAGTCATCGGGGTAAAGCTTTTGCAGCATTACCAAAAAACTGGGTTTAA
- a CDS encoding RNA-guided endonuclease InsQ/TnpB family protein: MLTNYAYKLRPNVTQSKEMDGWLDMLRSTYNWSLADRIAQYNQQFFQGEYCDIRTKGEACPLTCFVSKNGASGEPWKDTKVDKDGKLKNPRRSAGDIQITALPELKKARPWFGRIDSTVLQQNVKRLDTAYKNFFVRVASPSGEGRGFPKFKNRSNFTSFTYQMGVKIQSNKIYLPKLGWMRFFNSRLIPKGFTIKAATIRKRQDGWYVSIRIEDKAVPDYVSKPLDEVNSILGCDLGITKLVHLSDRHQIDNPKFSTNKKARRTLKIRQRRVSRKVKGSKNRKKAASKLGRFHKKITDKRVAYQWDVANKIVSRKVDAIALENLNISGMLKRCKVKVDEKTGRFLKNGQSRKKGLNRAISDASWSELILKIQYLAAKQGKAVIKINPKHSSQQCRNCGHIDKSNRDGEKFICTECGHREHADIGAAKTIRDRGLRIVRGDSAKLAV, encoded by the coding sequence TTGCTAACAAATTACGCCTACAAGCTGCGTCCTAATGTTACTCAGTCAAAAGAAATGGATGGATGGCTAGATATGCTGCGCTCCACTTACAACTGGAGTCTAGCTGATAGAATAGCCCAATATAATCAGCAATTCTTTCAGGGTGAATATTGCGACATCAGGACAAAAGGAGAAGCCTGTCCACTAACTTGTTTTGTGAGCAAGAATGGTGCAAGTGGAGAACCTTGGAAAGATACCAAAGTTGACAAGGATGGCAAACTCAAAAACCCACGACGTAGTGCTGGAGATATCCAAATAACGGCATTACCAGAGTTAAAGAAAGCTAGACCTTGGTTTGGTCGAATTGACTCTACAGTGCTACAGCAAAATGTTAAACGTCTAGATACTGCTTACAAAAACTTTTTTGTTCGCGTAGCGTCTCCGTCAGGAGAGGGTAGAGGTTTTCCAAAGTTTAAAAACCGAAGTAATTTTACATCCTTTACTTACCAGATGGGTGTAAAAATTCAAAGCAATAAAATCTATCTTCCCAAGTTAGGATGGATGCGTTTTTTTAATTCCCGCTTGATACCAAAAGGATTTACCATCAAAGCTGCAACAATTCGCAAGCGTCAAGATGGTTGGTATGTCTCGATTAGGATTGAAGATAAAGCCGTTCCAGATTACGTATCCAAGCCACTGGATGAAGTCAATTCTATTCTTGGTTGTGATTTGGGAATAACCAAACTTGTCCACTTGTCGGATAGGCATCAAATCGATAATCCTAAATTTTCAACTAACAAAAAAGCTAGGCGGACTTTGAAGATTAGACAAAGACGAGTTAGCAGAAAAGTTAAGGGTAGTAAAAATCGTAAAAAAGCAGCAAGTAAACTAGGACGTTTTCACAAGAAGATTACAGATAAACGAGTCGCCTACCAGTGGGATGTTGCTAACAAAATAGTATCCAGAAAGGTTGATGCTATTGCGTTAGAGAATTTAAATATATCTGGAATGTTGAAGCGTTGTAAAGTCAAAGTTGATGAAAAAACCGGGAGATTTTTAAAGAATGGGCAATCCAGAAAAAAAGGTTTGAATCGTGCTATCTCTGATGCAAGTTGGAGTGAGTTAATTTTAAAGATTCAGTATCTCGCTGCAAAGCAAGGAAAGGCCGTAATTAAAATTAACCCTAAACACTCTAGTCAGCAGTGCAGAAACTGTGGACATATCGATAAGTCAAATCGTGATGGTGAGAAGTTCATTTGTACAGAATGCGGACATCGCGAACACGCTGACATTGGTGCTGCAAAGACCATTAGGGATAGAGGTTTAAGAATAGTACGTGGGGACTCCGCGAAACTTGCTGTTTAA
- a CDS encoding Gfo/Idh/MocA family protein — protein MQNSISVAEPNSYTQRNQPRPIRIGVIGVGNMGQHHTRTLSSMKDVELVGVSDINVERGLETASKYKVRFFEDYCDLLPHVEAVCIAVPTRLHYAVGINCLLAGIHVLIEKPIAASISEAESLVNAAADSQCILQVGHIERFNPAFRELHKVLKTEEVLALEAHRMSPYSDRANDVSVVLDLMIHDIDLLLELAASPVTKLTASGTRSLDSGYLDYVTATLGFANGIVATLTASKVTHRKIRRIVAHCKNSFTEADFLKNEILIHRQTPANSLNDHKQVLYRQDGLIEKVYTTNIQPLSAELEHFVNCVHGGNQPSVGGEQALKALRLASLIEQMALEERVWNPLDWESESRVQSLTPTA, from the coding sequence GTGCAAAATAGCATATCAGTGGCAGAACCCAATTCATATACACAGCGCAACCAGCCACGACCGATTCGCATAGGTGTAATCGGCGTAGGCAACATGGGACAACATCACACCCGTACACTGAGTTCAATGAAGGATGTTGAACTGGTCGGAGTGTCAGATATTAATGTCGAACGAGGCTTAGAAACCGCCAGTAAATACAAGGTGCGTTTTTTTGAAGATTACTGTGACCTGCTCCCCCATGTAGAAGCGGTGTGCATAGCTGTTCCCACTCGCTTGCATTATGCTGTGGGCATCAACTGTCTTTTGGCAGGTATTCATGTCTTAATCGAAAAACCCATTGCTGCTAGTATTTCTGAGGCGGAATCCTTAGTCAATGCTGCTGCTGACTCTCAGTGTATCCTGCAAGTAGGTCATATTGAGCGATTTAACCCAGCCTTCCGTGAGCTACACAAAGTGCTGAAAACGGAAGAAGTGCTAGCACTAGAAGCTCACCGGATGAGTCCTTACTCTGACCGAGCCAATGATGTTTCGGTGGTGCTGGATTTGATGATTCACGACATCGATTTGTTGTTGGAATTGGCAGCTTCACCAGTAACAAAATTAACCGCTAGTGGTACTCGCTCCTTAGACTCCGGTTATTTAGATTATGTAACTGCTACCTTGGGATTTGCTAATGGCATTGTTGCTACTTTGACAGCCAGCAAAGTCACACACCGCAAAATCCGCCGCATCGTCGCCCACTGTAAAAACTCCTTTACTGAAGCAGATTTTCTCAAAAATGAAATTTTAATTCATCGCCAAACACCTGCTAACTCTCTCAACGATCATAAGCAAGTATTATATCGGCAAGATGGTTTGATTGAAAAAGTTTATACTACTAATATTCAGCCCCTCAGTGCAGAATTAGAACATTTTGTCAACTGCGTACACGGTGGTAATCAGCCTTCAGTGGGTGGTGAACAGGCACTTAAGGCTTTAAGATTAGCTAGTTTAATTGAACAGATGGCTTTGGAAGAACGGGTATGGAATCCATTAGATTGGGAGTCTGAATCAAGAGTGCAATCATTGACTCCGACAGCGTAA
- the queC gene encoding 7-cyano-7-deazaguanine synthase QueC produces the protein MKAVILLSGGLDSSTILYQAKADGCECYSMSFDYQQRHRRELHSALLVAQKAGVVEHQVVNFDLRQWGGSALTDDAIALPEARSLDEMSQSIPVTYVPARNTIFLSFALAYAEAIAAERVYIGVNALDYSGYPDCRPDYIQAMQEVFRLGTKQGRVGQPIKIVAPLLELKKTEIIQLGNQLEVPWDLTWSCYAGGDVACGVCDSCRLRLAAFAELGLVDPLPYA, from the coding sequence ATGAAAGCTGTAATTTTGTTGTCTGGGGGATTAGATTCTTCCACCATTCTTTACCAAGCAAAGGCTGACGGTTGTGAGTGTTACTCAATGTCATTTGATTACCAACAGCGACATCGCCGAGAGTTACATTCAGCTTTGCTTGTAGCGCAAAAAGCTGGGGTTGTAGAACATCAGGTAGTTAACTTTGATTTAAGACAATGGGGTGGTTCAGCATTGACCGATGATGCGATCGCCTTACCTGAAGCACGTTCTCTGGATGAGATGTCACAAAGTATTCCTGTAACCTACGTACCTGCACGGAACACAATATTTTTAAGTTTTGCTCTAGCCTATGCGGAAGCGATCGCAGCTGAACGTGTTTATATCGGAGTCAACGCCCTAGATTATTCAGGATATCCTGACTGTCGTCCTGACTATATCCAAGCAATGCAAGAAGTTTTCCGACTGGGAACTAAACAAGGAAGGGTTGGACAACCAATCAAAATTGTTGCTCCCTTGCTAGAACTGAAAAAAACCGAAATTATCCAACTTGGCAACCAATTAGAAGTACCTTGGGATCTCACTTGGTCTTGCTATGCCGGCGGTGATGTCGCTTGCGGTGTCTGTGATTCTTGTCGTTTGCGACTAGCCGCTTTTGCCGAATTAGGACTTGTTGATCCACTACCTTATGCTTAA
- a CDS encoding DedA family protein, with protein sequence MSSDWIKNIIESLGYGGIAVLMFVENLFPPIPSELIMPLAGYTANLPDSRLNIFGVFFAGLFGSVTGALIWYYPGKFLGERRLKVFARKYGKWIGVSSRDITKAKRWFNTQGNKAVFIGRLVPGIRTLISVPAGMSNMPLIPFLFYTTLGSAAWVGLLTYSGYMLGSQYELVDKYLAPVSKIVLGILVLAFVAWILKRKRRNSRI encoded by the coding sequence ATGTCATCGGATTGGATAAAAAATATTATTGAATCTTTGGGCTATGGGGGAATTGCTGTGTTGATGTTTGTGGAAAACCTGTTTCCACCAATTCCTTCCGAATTGATTATGCCACTAGCCGGTTATACAGCAAATCTTCCAGATTCAAGGCTAAATATTTTTGGTGTGTTCTTCGCTGGACTGTTCGGTTCTGTCACTGGCGCACTGATTTGGTATTATCCCGGTAAATTTTTGGGTGAAAGGCGTTTGAAGGTCTTCGCTAGAAAGTATGGCAAGTGGATTGGTGTCTCTAGTAGGGATATTACCAAAGCCAAGCGGTGGTTTAATACACAGGGTAATAAAGCAGTTTTCATTGGTCGTTTAGTCCCAGGCATTCGGACTTTGATTTCCGTACCCGCAGGCATGAGCAATATGCCGTTAATACCATTCTTATTTTATACAACTTTAGGTAGCGCAGCTTGGGTTGGTTTGCTAACATACTCAGGATATATGTTGGGTAGTCAGTATGAACTTGTGGATAAGTACCTAGCCCCTGTATCCAAAATTGTACTTGGGATTTTGGTTTTAGCATTTGTCGCCTGGATACTCAAACGTAAGCGCAGAAATAGCAGAATTTGA
- a CDS encoding hemolysin family protein — MNEFPSLSLTDVGLRLLSVLLLILINAFFVTAEFSIVTVRRSRIHQLVEAGDIPAIAVETLQRSIDRVLSTTQLGITLSSLALGWIGETSIVVVMGSWLKSFPLTASMSHAIAHSLSIPLTFFLIAYLQIVLGELCPKSVAMLYSEQLARFLGPSVKAIVRFFSPFIWILNQSTSYLLRLFRIEYTGQSWRPPVTPEELQLIISTERESTGLETTERELLNNVFEFGDVTAQDVMIPRTGMVALSKDATFDTLLQEMLSTGHSRYPIIGESLDDIRGIVYFRDLAKPLATGQLNLNSQIQAWMRPTRFVPEITPLSELLPMMQQEKPAMVIVVDEFGGTVGLLTIQDVIAEIIGDVGESQTSDDLLIEMLDPQTFLVQAQVNLEDLNEVLHLNLPLTKEYQTLAGFLLYQLQKMPHMGELFRYENLEFTIVSVDGPRLHQIQLRRLED, encoded by the coding sequence GTGAATGAATTTCCTAGTTTGAGCTTGACAGATGTAGGGCTGCGGTTGTTATCGGTACTATTACTGATTTTAATCAATGCTTTTTTTGTAACGGCAGAGTTTTCTATAGTAACAGTGCGCCGATCGCGTATTCATCAGTTGGTTGAGGCTGGTGATATCCCAGCGATCGCAGTTGAAACGCTGCAACGTAGTATTGATAGAGTATTATCAACTACTCAGTTGGGTATTACCCTCTCTAGTTTGGCTCTGGGGTGGATTGGCGAAACTTCGATTGTGGTGGTCATGGGTTCATGGCTCAAATCTTTTCCTTTAACCGCCAGTATGAGTCATGCGATCGCTCATTCCCTATCAATTCCTTTAACCTTTTTTTTAATCGCCTATCTGCAAATTGTTTTAGGGGAGTTATGCCCTAAATCAGTCGCCATGCTGTATTCTGAGCAGTTGGCTCGGTTTTTAGGGCCTTCAGTCAAAGCGATCGTGCGTTTTTTTAGCCCCTTTATCTGGATTCTCAACCAATCCACTAGTTATCTGTTGCGACTATTTAGGATTGAATACACTGGTCAAAGTTGGCGACCACCTGTGACTCCTGAAGAGTTACAACTAATTATCTCCACAGAACGGGAATCTACTGGTTTAGAAACCACAGAACGAGAACTGCTCAATAATGTTTTTGAATTTGGTGATGTCACAGCCCAAGATGTGATGATTCCTCGTACTGGTATGGTTGCTTTGTCGAAAGATGCTACTTTTGATACTTTACTCCAAGAAATGCTCTCTACTGGACATTCTCGTTATCCCATTATTGGTGAATCTTTAGACGACATTCGAGGAATTGTTTACTTTCGGGATTTAGCCAAACCCCTAGCTACGGGACAACTCAATTTAAACAGCCAGATTCAAGCTTGGATGCGTCCGACTCGATTTGTGCCGGAAATAACCCCCCTGAGTGAACTTTTACCCATGATGCAGCAAGAAAAACCAGCTATGGTGATAGTCGTGGATGAGTTTGGGGGAACGGTAGGACTTTTGACTATCCAAGATGTGATTGCGGAAATTATTGGCGATGTGGGTGAATCCCAAACCAGTGACGATTTGCTAATTGAGATGTTAGATCCGCAAACATTTTTAGTCCAAGCCCAGGTTAACTTAGAAGACCTCAACGAAGTGTTGCATCTCAATTTACCCTTAACCAAGGAATATCAGACCCTAGCTGGTTTTTTACTCTACCAATTGCAGAAAATGCCTCATATGGGCGAACTTTTTCGTTATGAAAATCTTGAGTTCACCATTGTATCTGTTGATGGGCCGCGCCTGCATCAAATTCAATTGCGACGGTTGGAGGATTGA
- a CDS encoding PIN domain-containing protein: protein MANDAVLIEKIIEIRQQYRLKLPDAIIAAMTINNSASLVTADREFAKVTILTVINW, encoded by the coding sequence GTGGCGAATGATGCTGTGTTAATTGAGAAAATCATTGAAATTCGCCAACAATATCGGTTGAAACTACCAGATGCAATAATTGCAGCAATGACTATCAATAATTCAGCCAGCTTGGTGACTGCCGATCGAGAGTTTGCAAAGGTAACAATTTTAACGGTAATTAATTGGTAG
- a CDS encoding plasmid segregation centromere-binding protein ParR — protein sequence MFQWSKKVVKSVTFNPEVADESLLAVVENYLEKQPEKTFSDLCKEALWQTLCVPESVKPGLKTAEIASVEQKIDDLQRQVAGLEERFFAKESHRLEALESQIMQLTQQMAHLAIMVTERPVIYSSPPPAPTPAPAADVVNTTTYPVEPPEEVDPVISRLSQFLDDF from the coding sequence ATGTTCCAATGGTCAAAAAAGGTAGTTAAATCGGTTACGTTCAACCCAGAGGTTGCTGACGAAAGTTTGTTAGCGGTTGTAGAAAATTATTTAGAAAAACAACCAGAAAAAACTTTCAGCGACCTCTGTAAAGAAGCCTTGTGGCAAACTCTATGCGTACCGGAATCCGTAAAACCTGGTCTCAAAACAGCAGAGATAGCTTCGGTTGAACAAAAAATTGATGACCTGCAACGTCAAGTAGCTGGCCTTGAGGAACGTTTTTTTGCCAAAGAATCCCATCGGTTGGAGGCATTAGAGAGCCAAATTATGCAACTAACCCAGCAAATGGCGCATCTGGCAATCATGGTTACAGAACGACCTGTAATATACTCTTCGCCTCCACCCGCACCCACACCCGCACCAGCAGCAGATGTAGTTAACACTACTACCTATCCTGTTGAACCACCAGAAGAGGTTGACCCAGTTATCAGTCGTTTAAGTCAGTTTCTGGATGATTTTTAA